Proteins from one Camelus bactrianus isolate YW-2024 breed Bactrian camel chromosome 24, ASM4877302v1, whole genome shotgun sequence genomic window:
- the LOC105062805 gene encoding zinc finger protein 24 isoform X2, with the protein MSAQSVEEDSILIIPTPDEEEKILRVKLEEDPDGEEGSSIPWNHLPDPEVFRQRFRQFGYQDSPGPREAVSQLRELCRLWLRPETHTKEQILELVVLEQFVAILPKELQTWVREHHPENGEEAVTVLEDLESELDDPGQPVSLRRRKREVLVEEIVSQEEAQGLPSSELDAVESQLKWASWELHSLRHCVGV; encoded by the exons ATGTCTGCACAGTCAGTGGAAGAAGATTCAATacttatcatcccaactccagaTGAGGAGGAAAAAATTCTGAGAGTGAAGTTGGAGGAGGATCCTGATGGCGAAGAGGGGTCAAGTATCCCCTGGAACCACCTCCCTGACCCGGAGGTTTTCCGACAGCGATTCAGACAGTTTGGATACCAAGATTCACCTGGGCCCCGTGAAGCTGTGAGCCAGCTTCGAGAACTTTGCCGTCTATGGCTCAGGccagagacacacacaaaagaacaaatcttGGAGCTGGTAGTACTGGAGCAGTTTGTTGCCATCCTACCCAAGGAGCTACAGACTTGGGTTCGAGAGCATCATCCAGAGAATGGAGAGGAGGCAGTGACGGTGCTGGAAGATTTAGAGAGTGAACTAGATGACCCTGGACAGCCG GTTTCTCTTCGTCGACGAAAACGGGAAGTGCTAGTAGAGGAGATAGTATCTCAAGAAGAAGCGCAGGGATTGCCAAGTTCTGAGCTCGATGCCGTGGAGAGCCAGCTCAAGTGGGCATCCTGGGAGCTCCATTCCCTGAGGCACTGTG